The sequence below is a genomic window from Dyadobacter chenwenxiniae.
AGTGATACTCAATGCCCTGGGAATGTCATCAATGCTGATATTCGCAGTGTATTCCAAAAGAGCCAATGCCCGGCTCGCCGAAGTATAAATGCACGGAGTCAGTTTGTGGTTCCAGCGTCCGCCGTAAAGCCTGGCGCCTTCTCCTTCCATATCGTGTGCGTATTTGGTGCGTCCAACCCGGTAAACGATCATATCGGATTAAGAATAAACACCGTAATCAATCCGGCCAATAATATTTTTGACTTCTTCCCGCCCGAACTGGTTATCCAGAAGATCATATGGACTCTCGCCTCCCAACGCCCGGTTCGGACTGAATATCCAGCGGTTGAACCGGTCTACATCCTCAAAAACCTCATAACCATAAGAGTAAATGTCCGCAAGGCTTACGATTTTTTCGCTCACGGTAGGATTGAATTTATCAGGCCCTTTCTTATTAATAAGTGTTGCGCGCGCCACTGACAATGTTGCCGCCAGCTGATCATAATCCATACCGATTTTATCCTTAAAGCCTTCCAGATCCGTTTTGCTTATCCCGCGCTTAACAACGTGCATTTTTTCTATGGCAGTCATTTTACTTTCAGGTTTTTGAATGTGTGTATTGAAAATAATGCTTGCAGGCACAAAGCTCGACCCATAGGTTGCCTGCAAATCAGAGAACTCTTTTGACTTCAAGTTCTCTGTATCCAAATAAGCCTTTTTATCGCGCTGTGCCACAAGACAAATTTACACTTATTAGAGTATACTTTTATACTGATTTGAAATAAAAAAAACCTCCGGCCATTTGCAGGAGGTTTTGGATATCAAAACACTTATTTCTTTTTCTTCTTCTTGGAGGTGGAGGCAGTCGGTTCAGCGGCCGTTTTAGTCAAATCCGCTATTCTGATATTCCTGAATTTCAGTTCTGAGCCGTGACCTAAGAAGCCTAAATGCCCGCTTGTGCGTTTCAATCCGGGATGTTCCTTGCGGTCTACTGTGCCGTTTTTGCTTGCTTCGGCCAGGTCGCCGTCCAGGATGACAGTTCCGTTCAATGTTACTTTTATCTTGGAACCCTGCACGCGCACTTCCTCGTAATTCCATTCGCCCATGGGTTTCAAAAAGCCTCTTTTCGCCGGAATAATGCCATACGCGGAGCCGTGATACTGATATTCATGCAAGTCCTTATAAATGTCGGCATCATTGTCCAGAATCTGAATTTCGGTCCCTACATATGCTGCGTCGCCTTCCATCGGCGTCCTGATTCCGAGTCCGTTATTCGCTCCCGGTGTTAGCTGGAACTCAAAACGGAAGTCGAAATCGCTGTATTCGTCCTTGGTATACAGGTTTCCTTTGCCGCCTTTCTTGGGATCAACAACCAATGCGCCGTTTTCGATGAAATAATCGGTGCGGTTGCCAACCCAGTTGAACATATCGGTTCCATCAAAAAGCACTTTAAAGCCCTCTTTTTTCTCAGCATCCGACAATGTAAACGGCTCAGGACGAGCAATTTCTCTTACGTACACATCCCTGTAGTTGATCTGATTTCCGTGCGCCTGCAATTCGATCTGTTCTTTGGCAAAAATAGGGAGGTTACGGTCCCAATAATTTTCCAGGATCACATTATCTACGACATTCTCCCCATTCAGATCCACAGAAATGCGGTCACCGATCATCGTAATGTGAAATGTGTTCCAGTTGCCGATTGCGTTGTCGGCCAGTTTTGAAGGCTTACTTTCGTTGGTTTTATTGTTATACAAACCGCCTGACCCAACTTGTGCGCCTACACTCACCCGCGACGTGTCCCAGATCTGCACCTGAGGCGTTCCGCGCAGATAAATGCCCGCATCGCCATCTTTCTGGATTTTCCAGTCTACAAACATTTCAAAATCACCATATTGCTTCACCGTGGCAAGGTTGTCGCCGTGGCCGGAAAAAACGAGTTCTCCATCTTTGGCAAACCAATCTTTCTGTGCAGCTTCATCTGCCTTTTTTTGTTTGTAAGCCAAACTGTCGGCGCTCATCTTGCCACGAGCGATCGGGTTTTCAACCAGACCTTTCCAGCCGGAAAGATCTTTTCCATTAAACAACGCTACAAAGCCTTGGTCTTTTGGGAGCTCGGATAAATGCCTTTTGATTGATTCTCTTTGATATTCAGCATCTTTTCCTTTCAGCAAAGACGAAGTTTTTGTGAGCAAATCACGAATTTCAGCACCGTAAAAATTCTTATTAGCCAGCGCGATCGACATCACAGCTTGTGCAGCAGCTTGTTCAGTCGCCGGATTGTCCAGATATTTTCCTGCAAAAAGCAATGCGTTGAATGTTCTCAAACGAGGCAGTTCTTTCAGGATCATTTCCTTTTGTGCATCCGTTTTTGCTAATGCCATGGCTTCCCGAAGCATAATTACCTTATTAACAGGCGTTTTGGTTGATTTCGTAGCCGCAGAAACATAGCCTGTCAATGCTGAGTTGAATTCATCCGCATCTGTTGTTTTCCTGGCAATCGCCAGCAGCTCATTAGCAACACTCGCATCAGACCATGCCGCCAATGCAGCAATTGCGGCCTTTTTTGCACTTGCATCACCACTATTGTAAGCAGAAACCACTGAATTCGCTGCTGTTTTGCCGCCTATGCTTGCCAAAACGGCCAGGTAATTCGACTGTTTGTCAGCCGGGGACGCTTGCATTTGTTTTAAGATCGCGTCTGTTTGAGCCTTTGTATCGCCGGCGCCTTTCACGCCCGCAGCCACCGCTTTTTGAATGGCAGCCATTTGTTCTGCATCGCTCACTGTGTTGAGCAGAATGAACATCTGCGGCAGATCATTCGGAGTAGTAAGCGATTTTAGCGCTGTGTAAGCAGATTTCGAAACCTCAGCATTTGGACTTTTCAGCAACGCAAACACATTACTAAGCTTCGAACTCGCTTCCCGTGCAGCCAAAACGTCAATAGCGGCTGATTGTGCTGGTGCGGGAAGCGTTGGTAATGCTGTCGCCAGTTGGTTTACAACCGCATCTCCTTTAATGGTTAGCAAACTGCTTTTAACCGCGGCAACTTCATCCGCATTTGCAGTTTTCAGAACGTTGATTAAACCCGGAAGACTTTTTTCCTGGCCTATTTTTCCAGCCGCCCAAATTGCAGCCAGTTTTACCTTGCTATCCTTGGCGCTTAATGATTTTTGAATTGCAGGCAAAGCATCAAGGGAATTAGCGTGGCCCAGCATTGTAATAATCTCTGCCTGGACTTCCGGTTTGGCCTTTTTCATTGCATTTAGCCAGGGCGTTGTACCGTCTGCCATGAGGTATTTTTGGCCTAATTTCAATGCGGCAATCCGGTATTCAGGATCAGCGCTTTGCAATGCACTCACCAACACAGGAACGGATTCGCGTTTTTTAATGTCGGAGTAAATTTTTAATGCAGCCGAGCGGGTTGGTGTTTGCTTCACGTCCGGCGTGTTTTTGAGCAATGCTAATGCGGCTTTTTCAGCGGCAGGAGTGTTGCCATTCTCTGCCAACCGTGCCAGATATTTGAGATAGACGGCCGTTGCGTCCGATTCGTCGTAACCGAAATTTGCCTTTTGCGCAGCAGCCAATAAAATCTGCTCAGAGGAGGGAGCACCGATTTCCGATAATGCGAATAAGCTTACTTTGCGTAAAAGCAGATCCTCATTCACTGCCGATTTCTCGATCATGGAAGCCGCTTCCTTATAATGCGCACCGCCTAATGCTTCGATAATTGCAATTTGTGTGCTTTCGGGAGCACCTTCCAAACCTTGTAGTAATGCACCACCCGCAGCAGGGGAGCCTATTCTTGCCAATGTTCTTGAAGCCGGGCCTGAAAGTCTCTCATCTTTCAGGTAAGGTCTCAAAACCTCAATGGACTCATCTTTTCCAACGGTCTGCAATTGATAGATCAGGAAATTTTTGGTGTCGGGATCGCTTACTTTGGACAATGCTTCTCCGTAAGCCTCAGCCGCAATTTTGCGAAAATCTTCTTTCCCAGCCTGTGAAGCGTAGTAAGTGAACCCACCGATGGCGTATTGAATTTTGGTATTATCCCCCTTACCAAACGGCGAAAGCATGGATGCGATCTGCATCAAACCCGGCTTGCCGAGCTGGCCAAGTTCTTCCATGTTTTTCTTTAATGCAGCTTCGTTTTGGGAAGGAAGTTTGGACAGTAGCGCTTTGGCTTTGGTCGCCAGTGCGTCGTCCGTTTGAGCCCATGCCTGCGATATCAGCATGCTGAGGGCCAGAATGGTAAATATTTGTTTTTTCATGAATGGTCAAGGATGGAAATGAATGGGTGCAAATTTTGGAACAACACGGATCAAATGGTCCATGGGCCGCGCATGGGCTGGTTAATCAATCGGTTTGCACCTTCATCATCGATAAATTCTTGTTTTTCGGGGTCAAATTTGAGAGAGCGGCCCAGCCTCAATGCTGCCAGTCCCATATTTACAATGGTGCAGGAGCGGTGGCCGTTTTCTTCGTTCAGCGCAAATTTTTTGCGGTTTTTGACGGCGTCCACAAAGTCGGTAACCTGAGGCTCTGGATCCGGGAATGCGGCCAGTTTCCTTTCAAGATCTGGGATGTCGGATTGGAAATTAGGGAACAGCTTTCCTTTCGGGCCTTCAATGTAAGCCACTTTTTCATCTTTCGCCTCACCGTCCAGCACGATCTGGCAGCCATCGGCATAAGTGTAAGTGATTCGTCGCCAGGTTCCTACGGCTTCTGTGTGCTGCTGGGGAGCGTCCACTTCCACGCTTACCGGGCTTGTGTCATCTTTGCCAAGAAAATATTGGATGGGGTCAATGTAATGCTGGCCCATATCGCCCAATCCACCGCCGTCATAATCCCAGTAACCCCGGAAGGTCTGGTGCACGCGATGCTCGCTATACGGTTTGTAAGGCGCAGGTCCGAGCCACATTTCATAATCCAGCTCGGCCGGAACGGGCTGCGGAACATTGTTTGTATTGCCTACCCAGTAAAATTTCCAGTCAAAACCGGTATGCTTGCTCACGGTAACTTTCAAAGGCCAGCCCAGCAAACCGCTTTGAACCAACTTCTTAATGGGTTTTACAGGCGTTCTCATGCCGTAAAAGTTATCCTGAAACCTGAACCAGGTGTTTAACCGGAAAATCCGGCCGTGCTGCTGCACTGCTTCCACGAGCCTTTTCCCTTCACCGATTGTGCGGGTCATCGGTTTTTCACACCACACATCTTTTCCGGCGCGGGCTGCATCTGCGGCAATGATTCCATGCCAATGCGGTGGCGTGGCCACGTGTACAATGTCAACTTCCGGGAGCTGAATGACTTCGCGATAATCGGAGAAGGTTTTTACGCCTTTATCCACCATGCCAACGGCTATATCCAGGTGTTTTTTGTCCACATCACAAAGCGCAACGACTTTGGTGCCTGCATAAGGAATGTGGCCGCGGCCCATCGAACCGGTGCCTACGATGGCTTTGGTCAATTGGTCGCTGGGGGCGATGAAACCTTTGCCAAGAACATGGCGGGGAACAATGGAAAAAGTGGCCAGCGTCGCCAGTGAGCCTTTGATAAAGGTCCGTCTGGACGCAGAGGTGCCCGTCTTTTCTTTCATTAGTTAAGGATGTTTAGGAAATAAACTTATTAAGTAGGGAGTGAATTTAGAATAATAATCAGAATGTAGCAAAGCAGCGATTTGGAATGGAAACATTAAAATCCGATTACTTTATAATGAACCAGGATTTCCTCTAACATTCCTATTTCGTGCTTAAAGCGGAATATTCCCGTGTTTTTTTCTGGGCAAAACGTCTACTTTATTTTCCAGCATTTCAAAAGCCCTGATCAATTTTTCGCGTGTCTGGTCGGGATAAATGACTTCGTCGATATAGCCCCGGAATGCTGCCCGATAGGGGTTTGTGAATTTTTCAGAGTAGTCTTCAATTTTTTCTTTCAGCTTTTCAGCGGGGTCTTCTGCTTGGGCGATTTCACGTTTGAAAATGATCTCTGCTGCGCCGCTCGCACCCATTACGGCAATTTCTGCGGTAGGCCATGCAAAGTTCATATCTGCGCCAATGTGTTTGGAATTCATCACATCATAAGCGCCGCCGTAAGCCTTTCTGGTGATGACGGTGATACGGGGAACGGTGGCTTCGCAAAACGCGTAAAGCAACTTGGCACCGTTGGTAATGATCGCATTCCATTCCTGATCCGTCCCCGGCAAAAACCCCGGAACGTCTTCCAAAACCAGCAGCGGAATGTTGAAACTATCGCAAAACCTTACAAAACGAGCCGCTTTTTGGCTGGAATGAATGTCGAGGACACCTGCAAGAACGGCAGGCTGATTGGCCACAATGCCGATGCTCCGCCCCGCAATTCGCGCAAAACCGACCACAATGTTTTCTGCAAAATTCTGGTGCACTTCAAAGAAACTTTCCGGATCGGCGATTTCAGCGATCACCTCACGCATGTCATAAGGCTGATTGGCATTGTCCGGGATAACGCTATTTAAAGCAGGACGGGATTCATCTTGGGTCTCATAGGGAACGCTTGGAGCATTTTCCTCGCAATTCTGAGGCATATAGCTGAGCAGCTTTTTAATGTTCAGCAAACATTCTACTTCATTGGGTGAAACAAAATGCGTGATGCCCGATTTGGTCGCATGCGTCATTGCCCCGCCCAGTTCCTCGGCCGTAACCGTCTCGTGCGTGACGGTTTTAACCACGTTAGGGCCGGTCACAAACATATAACTGGTGTTTTCGACCATTAGTATAAAATCAGTGATCGCAGGAGAATAAACCGCGCCGCCCGCGCACGGTCCCATCACAGCGGAAATTTGCGGAATGACGCCCGACGCCAATGTGTTTTTATAAAAAATATCCGCATAACCAGCCAGCGAAAGCACGCCTTCCTGAATCCTGGCTCCACCCGAATCATTCAAACCAATCACAGGGGCGCCGTTTTTCATGGCGAGATCCATGATTTTGCAGATTTTCTCGGCATGCGTTTCAGAAAGCGAGCCGCCGAAAACGGTAAAATCCTGCGCAAAAACGTAAACCAGCCGACCATTGACCTTACCATAACCTGTAACCACGCCATCACCCAGATAATGTTCCCTATCCAGTCCAAAATCCTTGCTCCGGTGCATTACAAACTTCCCGATTTCCTCAAATGTGCCTTTATCGATCAGCACCATGATCCGCTCGCGGGCGGTTAGCTTGCCTTTTGCATGTTGTGCCTCAATCCTTTGCGCACCTCCACCCAACTCGGCCTCGGCATTTTTCTGATCTAAAAGTTCTTTTTTTGAAGTCGCGGAAGATACTGATCCCATGTAATACGGACGATATGGTTACATTTGTTCTTGTAGAGAATCTAAATATACTGTCATTTTACTGATTCGGGAAATTATTGCAACTTATGAGGCAGATCGGATTGTGCACGTTCATTTTAGCGGGAATCATCTTTGGCTTTGAACGAACAGCACAAGCGCAATCCATCGGTGGAAGAAGCAAGCTCGACTTTCTTCAACTGCCAGCCCAGGCAAAAAGCAATGCATTAGGCACGCATCACGTTACCATTTCGGGCAATGATCCTGCACTTTTTATCCAGAATCCTGCGCTGCTCGATTCTTCCAAAGCCAATAATGTTTCCATAAATCTGATGCCCTATCTGGCGGATACGCGGTTCGTGAATGCGGCTTATGCGCGTCGGGTTGGCAAATCTGCTGGCGTGTGGGCGGTTGGTTTGCAATATCTTAATTACGGAACAATGGTGGAAACCGACGACATTGGCAATGTAATAGGGGAGTTCCGGGCGGCGGATTATGGGTTATCTGCCGGTTATGGGCATAGTATAGGCGCTTTTACAGTCGGTGGAACATTGAAAATGGTCGGCGCTTCGGTGCAGTCGTACAATGTGTTCGGCCTGGCGCGGGACTGGGGTGGGGTTTTCAAGCATCCGGAGCAGGATCTTGCTATTGGTTTTGCTGTTAAAAATATGGGTTTCGTCAAACAGAACTATTCAGGGTTAAGCGATCCTGCGTTGCCGTTGGATGTCCGTCTCGGCATCACATTCAAGCCGGAATATATGCCGATCCGCGTTTCGCTAACTGCGCATCATTTGAACAAGTTTGATATGGTTTACAATGATCCGAACCTGTTTTTCACTTACGATGATAATGGCAACAAGGTCCCGAAAAAAGTAGGCATAGCAGAGAAATTAAGCCGTCATCTTTCCTTAGGAGCGGAGGCATTGCTGCATCCGAACTTCCGCGTTATGCTGGGTTATGACCATTTGCGCAGGCAGGAACTGAGACTTTCCGACCGTGGCGCATTGGCCGGGTTTTCATTTGGTGCCTGGATGCGGATTAAGCGGTTTGAGGTCGGTTATGGTCGCTCGCAGTATGTTACTGGTTTTGGAAGTAGTTCATTATCAATTGTTATGAATATGAAAAATGGTTTTGCAAAAGAAACAGTCAAAGTAAGGCCTTAGCTTCCTGATTTGTTTTGCTAATGTTAAGTTTTGTTCATAATAGCTTAATCTTTAGGTAAAGTCATAGCGCCTTGGTTCGCCTAGTTTTGTTAAAAACTATCTCACCATGGCGATGAATTTTAGCTCTATTCCAAAAAATGCCCTTACTGCGCTGGTTTGCGGCGCAATGACTTTTTCTGGCTGCATTAAGGATCACAACGATCCGCCTGTGGACTCTTCAAAACTGATCGACCGCTCGGTTAACCCATCGTTGGTGCGTTCATTACCAGGATTTGAAGATCTGAAAATCACTACTTTGATCAGCTCTGACGACAAATTGCAGGATTCGCCTGATTTTATTTACGGTGCTCAGCCAGATGGCGGCGCTTTTGTGAAAAACCCAAATGGCGAAGGTTTTGTGATGATCAACAACCACGAAATTCTCTTCTCCGTTTCGCGCGTTTTTCTTGACAAAGAATTGAAACCTGTAAAAGG
It includes:
- a CDS encoding acyl-CoA carboxylase subunit beta, translated to MGSVSSATSKKELLDQKNAEAELGGGAQRIEAQHAKGKLTARERIMVLIDKGTFEEIGKFVMHRSKDFGLDREHYLGDGVVTGYGKVNGRLVYVFAQDFTVFGGSLSETHAEKICKIMDLAMKNGAPVIGLNDSGGARIQEGVLSLAGYADIFYKNTLASGVIPQISAVMGPCAGGAVYSPAITDFILMVENTSYMFVTGPNVVKTVTHETVTAEELGGAMTHATKSGITHFVSPNEVECLLNIKKLLSYMPQNCEENAPSVPYETQDESRPALNSVIPDNANQPYDMREVIAEIADPESFFEVHQNFAENIVVGFARIAGRSIGIVANQPAVLAGVLDIHSSQKAARFVRFCDSFNIPLLVLEDVPGFLPGTDQEWNAIITNGAKLLYAFCEATVPRITVITRKAYGGAYDVMNSKHIGADMNFAWPTAEIAVMGASGAAEIIFKREIAQAEDPAEKLKEKIEDYSEKFTNPYRAAFRGYIDEVIYPDQTREKLIRAFEMLENKVDVLPRKKHGNIPL
- a CDS encoding Gfo/Idh/MocA family oxidoreductase, which encodes MKEKTGTSASRRTFIKGSLATLATFSIVPRHVLGKGFIAPSDQLTKAIVGTGSMGRGHIPYAGTKVVALCDVDKKHLDIAVGMVDKGVKTFSDYREVIQLPEVDIVHVATPPHWHGIIAADAARAGKDVWCEKPMTRTIGEGKRLVEAVQQHGRIFRLNTWFRFQDNFYGMRTPVKPIKKLVQSGLLGWPLKVTVSKHTGFDWKFYWVGNTNNVPQPVPAELDYEMWLGPAPYKPYSEHRVHQTFRGYWDYDGGGLGDMGQHYIDPIQYFLGKDDTSPVSVEVDAPQQHTEAVGTWRRITYTYADGCQIVLDGEAKDEKVAYIEGPKGKLFPNFQSDIPDLERKLAAFPDPEPQVTDFVDAVKNRKKFALNEENGHRSCTIVNMGLAALRLGRSLKFDPEKQEFIDDEGANRLINQPMRGPWTI
- the porQ gene encoding type IX secretion system protein PorQ encodes the protein MRQIGLCTFILAGIIFGFERTAQAQSIGGRSKLDFLQLPAQAKSNALGTHHVTISGNDPALFIQNPALLDSSKANNVSINLMPYLADTRFVNAAYARRVGKSAGVWAVGLQYLNYGTMVETDDIGNVIGEFRAADYGLSAGYGHSIGAFTVGGTLKMVGASVQSYNVFGLARDWGGVFKHPEQDLAIGFAVKNMGFVKQNYSGLSDPALPLDVRLGITFKPEYMPIRVSLTAHHLNKFDMVYNDPNLFFTYDDNGNKVPKKVGIAEKLSRHLSLGAEALLHPNFRVMLGYDHLRRQELRLSDRGALAGFSFGAWMRIKRFEVGYGRSQYVTGFGSSSLSIVMNMKNGFAKETVKVRP
- a CDS encoding DUF1080 domain-containing protein is translated as MKKQIFTILALSMLISQAWAQTDDALATKAKALLSKLPSQNEAALKKNMEELGQLGKPGLMQIASMLSPFGKGDNTKIQYAIGGFTYYASQAGKEDFRKIAAEAYGEALSKVSDPDTKNFLIYQLQTVGKDESIEVLRPYLKDERLSGPASRTLARIGSPAAGGALLQGLEGAPESTQIAIIEALGGAHYKEAASMIEKSAVNEDLLLRKVSLFALSEIGAPSSEQILLAAAQKANFGYDESDATAVYLKYLARLAENGNTPAAEKAALALLKNTPDVKQTPTRSAALKIYSDIKKRESVPVLVSALQSADPEYRIAALKLGQKYLMADGTTPWLNAMKKAKPEVQAEIITMLGHANSLDALPAIQKSLSAKDSKVKLAAIWAAGKIGQEKSLPGLINVLKTANADEVAAVKSSLLTIKGDAVVNQLATALPTLPAPAQSAAIDVLAAREASSKLSNVFALLKSPNAEVSKSAYTALKSLTTPNDLPQMFILLNTVSDAEQMAAIQKAVAAGVKGAGDTKAQTDAILKQMQASPADKQSNYLAVLASIGGKTAANSVVSAYNSGDASAKKAAIAALAAWSDASVANELLAIARKTTDADEFNSALTGYVSAATKSTKTPVNKVIMLREAMALAKTDAQKEMILKELPRLRTFNALLFAGKYLDNPATEQAAAQAVMSIALANKNFYGAEIRDLLTKTSSLLKGKDAEYQRESIKRHLSELPKDQGFVALFNGKDLSGWKGLVENPIARGKMSADSLAYKQKKADEAAQKDWFAKDGELVFSGHGDNLATVKQYGDFEMFVDWKIQKDGDAGIYLRGTPQVQIWDTSRVSVGAQVGSGGLYNNKTNESKPSKLADNAIGNWNTFHITMIGDRISVDLNGENVVDNVILENYWDRNLPIFAKEQIELQAHGNQINYRDVYVREIARPEPFTLSDAEKKEGFKVLFDGTDMFNWVGNRTDYFIENGALVVDPKKGGKGNLYTKDEYSDFDFRFEFQLTPGANNGLGIRTPMEGDAAYVGTEIQILDNDADIYKDLHEYQYHGSAYGIIPAKRGFLKPMGEWNYEEVRVQGSKIKVTLNGTVILDGDLAEASKNGTVDRKEHPGLKRTSGHLGFLGHGSELKFRNIRIADLTKTAAEPTASTSKKKKKK
- the parS gene encoding type II RES/Xre toxin-antitoxin system antitoxin; amino-acid sequence: MDTENLKSKEFSDLQATYGSSFVPASIIFNTHIQKPESKMTAIEKMHVVKRGISKTDLEGFKDKIGMDYDQLAATLSVARATLINKKGPDKFNPTVSEKIVSLADIYSYGYEVFEDVDRFNRWIFSPNRALGGESPYDLLDNQFGREEVKNIIGRIDYGVYS